AATGAAGCCAAATCAGCAGTAACAGTTATTTCTGATTTAGAAAGCCAAATCGGTAAAGCTCAAGTTGCCCTAGCAAATGCAAACTCGCGCTCCACAGCGCTCCAGAAAGAGATGGGCATGAACGCACAACAGGCTACGGTGGTAAATTCCTTAAGCCAGTCTCCTGGAGTGCAAAAAGCGCTGACAGACCTTCAAGAATTAGAAAGCCAGTTAGCAGTTGAGCGCAACCGCTTTCAGGAGAACTCCCCTGTAATTGAAAACCTAAAAAGCAAGGAAGCGTCTCTTAAAGCCGTACTTCAAGAGCGGATGCAAGGAGTTGTTGGAGATCGGCAGCAGTTGAACGATAACTTGCAAATTGGAGAGTTGCAACAAAAACTTACTGAAGAGTTTGTTAAATCAGAGGTGGAACGTGTTGTTTTGACTAATCAGCTGACTGCTTTAAACAATGTATACTCCAGCTATCAACAAAGAGCTAATGTAATACCTCAACTGCAACAACGCCAACAGGATTTAGCACGGGACGTCGAAGCAGCTAGATCTACTTATGAAACTCTTTTGCAAAAGTTTCAAGAAGTACGAATTACAGAAAACCAAAATGTGGGTAACGCTCAAATAGTAGATACTGGTCGAGTTTTAGAAGCACCTGTTGCTCCCCGTAAACTCTTAAACTTTGGTGTGGGCGGTATTATAGGGGTCTTGCTGGCTGGATTCACCGCTCTTGCTTTAGATGCAAGAGACTCATCCGTCAAAACTGTTCGAGAAGCGCGAGAACTCTTGGGATATACCCTACTGGGAATTATCCCTAACTTTGAAAAAATTGACAAAGCTGGCTCCCGTACTAGAAACCTAAAACAAGCTGTAACGAAGATTCCGGTTAAAGACACCCCCCGTTCCACGATCAGTGAAACCTACGGCATGCTCTACGCCAATCTGAAGTTTCTAAGTTCAGATCAAGAGGTGAGAGTGATTACAATCACAAGCGCTGTTCCGAAAGAGGGTAAGTCCACAGTCTCGGCTAATCTGGCTTTAGCGATCGCTCAACTCGGTTTCAGAGTTTTGCTCGTAGATGCAGATATGCGTCGCCCCTCGCAACACGAGTTCTGGGAACGTTCCAATGCTGTAGGACTGAGCAATGTCATTGTTGGACAGACTGACCTGAAAAGAGCGATCGCCCAGGTAATGCCAAATTTATATCTCCTCACTGCTGGGGTTATACCTCCCAACCCTCTAGCTCTGCTTAATTCCAAGCGCATGGCTTCACTTGTTGAAGTTTTCTCTCAAAGCTACGATTTTGTGATCCTTGACACTCCTCCTCTCAATGCTGCGGCTGATGCCCGCATCTTAGGCGTAATGACTGATGGCATACTTATGGTAGTTCAGCCTCAGCTAGTTGATTCTGCTAGTGCTATCTCTGCTAAGGAGCTTTTGGAGCACTCGGGTGGAAATATCTTAGGTATGGTAGTCAATGGTCTGAACCCTGAAAACGAACCTGATAGCTACTTCTATGCCAAGGAATACCATAGTGAGCAGGATTTAACTGCTGTCAACGATAGTTTTAAGGTTGGTCAAGAGATTAATCGCTTCTGATTTCAACACAGTCAATTTTTGTCTTCCTAATGTCATTCCACTAGATAAGTTTGAGTAGCAAATTTTTTACAGTTCGCCCAGCTACCGTCCAATTGAGACGAGACTGATATTCGTTAAATGAGGATAAAGCTAGTTTTTCATACTCCGAGTAATCAGAAAACAAATTAGAAATGTAGGTACAATAGTCTGTAATGCTAGCCTCTTTCGTAAAAGTTTTTCCGTTTAAGTTATCTTTAATCACAGTTGGTATTCCACCAACATCCGTGGTTAGACAAGGAACGCCGAAAGAATTCGCTTCACAAAAGACAATTGGACTACAGTCTGCTAATGAAGGCAAGATTAAAAAGTGGGATTCAGCTAACAATTTACCTATTTTGCTTAGCCCTTCACTAGTGGATTTACTAATAAAACCCAAATCTTTAATAAAGCTAGAAAAAGGTTCATTTGTTATAGGACGACATCCAACTACTGTTAATTCAGTTTCTAAACCTATTTTGTTTAATTCTTTAGCCACCCCAAAAGCTATATCTCCTCCTTTTCTCTGCCAATTAACACCTAGAAATAATAGCCTACATCTATTTGAAGGTCGTGATTTAACTAATGTCTTGATATCATCAATATTCCGATTACATTCAATGTTTGCTCCAAAAGGTACAACTTTTATCTTAGATGATTCAATTTGATAATTATTGATGGCTGTTTGAGCAGCCCATTCAGACGAATATATAGCTAATCTGCATCTTTCTAATGCGGCTTTTTCCATTTCATATCCATCCTGAAGTGTTTCTTTAGATAGGTTAGTAAACTCGGGATAAAAATCTACTAATCCACTGAAGGTACAATCAGTCCAAAAAACAATTGGCTGGTTACATTCAAGATAAGCAATTGGGATTGAACCTGGACTAAACACTAAGTCTGAGTTAAGTTTAGATAGTTTAGTGGCAACTTGTTGAGCATAGTTTGTGAGGATTAAAGGATCTCTATCTCGTAAGTACCTTTTGGTAAGTAACTTGTTAGATAAATACTGTTTAGCCTTCAACGGTAATGAATATTTCTCTGTCAAAGAACCGATATACTCAAGTATCATAGACTGATTCTCAAGAGAGCGAGCCATGTAATAGCCAATTCCTGACCAATTCTTAATGTCTCTGGCATCGTAGGTAGTTACATAAGCTATTTTCATAGGATTCTAGTTTGCTGTGGATATTACATCTAAAAGTAGATTAAATTGTCTAATTATCAAAAGACAACGCCTAATCCCAATTAAACTAAATAAGAATGAAATACTTAAAATTTATTTGAGTTCTCAGCAATTTCCATGTTAGCATTATTCAACATTTATGTTTAGTTAGTGTCGTCAATTCCACACCTAAATCTTTATTAGTTCATCTCTAATTTTATGCGACGATCTGAGATTATGAACAAGCTAGAATAGTGCTATTAGTTAAATTTTGATAATTATAATTATTGCTGCAGGTATACAAGATTATGAGTAAGTTTTTCCACCTTTGGCTAAAGCGTTACAGCCAAGTCAAATGGGTACTGGCAGATCAAATAATGGTCAGTGGGATGAACTTTTTAACAGGCGTCCTGCTAGCTCGGTTTTTAGGAGTAGAGAGCTATGGTCAGTTTGTTTTGCTATATGCGGTTCTACTTTATGTGAATGTCCTCCAGGTGGCGCTGATCATTGCACCGATGATCAGTATTGCACCACAAATCAGCTCAGATGCTGAACGAAATAAATATTTTAAAGGTCTTATTACCTTACAGCTCCTATCCAGCTTTATTCTAAGTATAATTATTTTTTCCGGGGGACAGGTAGTTGAAAAGCATTATCATTTGTGGAATGTAGATGTCAATATATTATTACCTTTAACAACAACTATCCTGTTTTTTCAACTGCAAGATTGGTTACGTCGCTATTATTTTGTTTGTCGCAAAGGTAAGGCTGTATTTATTAATGATGGCATCAGTTATGGTGGGCAAATTGCACTATTAATTTTGTTGTATCGGTTGGGATCATTAAGTATCGCCAATGCTTTTTGGGCGATCGCACTTAGCTCAGCAATCGCATTTTTAATTGGCATACTGACGGAAAAAATCTGGCCTGTTTTAGGTTACGCTTTGCCAGCACTCAGGCGCAGTTGGCAGTTTGGACGCGATTTGTTACTTTCGGGGCAGATCTACTGGGCTAGCTCCCAGGGAATTCTAATTTTTGGTGCTACTATACTGGGCGCAAAAGCAGCAGGTGGCATTCGAGCCGCCCAAAATATTGTAGGGCCGATCAATATTTTATTCCAAGGGATGGAAAATATAATTCCTATCCAGGCTGCACAGCATTACGGCCAACATCAGCTACCTGGATTAAAGAATTATCTAAAAAAAGTTAGCCTATTAGGTGGCTTACTACTAGCAGTACCTTGTGTAATCATAGCCTGCTTCTCTCAACAGCTGATTGAACTGGCGTATGGAGAGTCCTACGCGGATTATGGTACATTGATCGTCTGGCAAGTAATTATCGCTTTTATTGGATTCTTTCGACTCCAGGCTTTCTATTTTTTCAGAACTATAGGTTGTACCAAAGAGATTTTATTAAACACTATCGTTGCATCTATAGTGGCATTTATCTTCACTGGAGTTTTTGTGTACAGATTGCAAGAAACAGGCATTATGCTGGCACTAGTATTTAGTGAAGCTGCTGGTCTGATTTTTGCGCTTAAGGCAGCACGCAAATATTTCGACAAAGTTAAATAAGCATGATTTTCTCAAAGCAATAAGCAGTGAGGTATATTAACCCACTGCTTCAAAATTGACTAAAGTTCATATTTTTACTGAACCGTTCGAGCCTAAAATTACTCTTAATTCAATGAGTTGTCAGGTTCTTTCTCTAATTCCCTGACCCCCGACCACTTCTGCGGTCAAATTGGGGATGCCAGAGGAATTACTTAAGCGGTGTACCGAACGACAATACTGTAACAGAATACGGAGCAACTTGCAGCGAGAAAGAGGACCCAACATTAGAAAGTGTAGTTTGAGCAATATCCGGCGAGCCACTTCTAGTCCGGGCTGCTTCGTCCTGAGGAATTCCATAAGAATACATAGTTGCAGCCGCGCTAGGTAAATACCCGGAAATAGCAATATTCGGATTGAAGGTGTCAGTAGGGCTTTTGTTGATAATCAGCAATGACAACGTCCCATTGGTACGCTTCACAGCATAAGCAGAAACAAGTGCATAGTTGCTTGTTACCTTGACCACCGTATCGCCCCCTCGGGCAAATTTAGAGAGCAGCTTAGCTATGTAAAAGGTGGGATAACGCTCATAGCCCGTGTTCTGCTGAGAGATGATGCCATAACCACCATACTGACGCCAACCGTAGAGAGACGGGCTGTTGTTTCCGTTCGTCTCCGGAGAGGAACGCATCAGCCACCATACAAGCCCGCTCAGCTCTGTCTGGAGAGCCTGACCAATGCTATCTGCTAGAAACAGACCGTTGACAAGACTTGTCATCTGCTTACCCGTAGGTGTAGCCCAGACAGAGTTATGTTCAGTTGCAACAATTTCCACCTTGGTACTGGCGTCACCCAGGTAGTCAGAAAGCATCCCCCGCAAGTTTGCTACATCTACCGCCCAGCTCTGCGTTGATTGCAGAAGAGTTGCATCATTTTCCTGACCTGGACCGTTAATGTACTTATGGTAGATAACAAAGTCAGGCGTAACTCCTAACTGTTTCAGGGTGGAAAGCATTACCGGTGTCCATCCGTAATGGATTTTACCAGTCCTTAAGTTTTTAGCCGAGCGATCGGTGTAGTGTGCGTAGCTATCCTCGCCGTTTACTACCACAACCCCAACTTTTATGGTTGGGTCTACGGCCTTCATCTGGGAAATATAATCCTTTGCTCTCATCGCATAGGTGTAGGGGTCGTGGGGTCGAGAGTTTGTGTCGTACTCCCACTTTCCATATGACTCATTCCCAATTTCCCAATATTTAAAGCCATAGCCTTTGGTTTTATTTGAATATCTCACCCAGTTAGCTGCTTCAGTAGGCGTACCACTGCCGTAATTAACAGTGATAATGGCTTGATTGCCAGCCTGAAGAGTTCCGTTTGCAAAGGTATCGAAAGAAAGAGGTTGGGTCGTAGTCTGACCATTTTCGATTGTCTGGCTAGTTGCCCAGCGGTAGGTATCTGCAAGCGCACCTCCGGGGAAACGAAGGATTTTATTATCAAGCTCTTTAAGCAGTTTTGTATTGTCAGGACTAGTAAATGACGACTCCCATGCACCAGTATTAAGTCCAAAGAAACGGTTATCAACTGTGCGCCGGGTTTGCAATGCATCTACACTAATATTTACCTTCGAAGGAGCCTGCACGGCTGTAAGCGAAATATCATCTAAGTAATACGTTGGGCTTGAGCCCCCACTTGTGTCCTTCAGGTAAAAACCGTCAAGATCGGGCTTTCCTGCAACACCCAATACATTAAGCGGAATCGTAATCTGTTGCCAGACTCCTGGCTGAAGAGGTGGAAGGCTATAAGTGGGCTGATCTTTCCCGCTAAGAGTCGCTCCAAACAGAAGGCGCTGTCCCCCGCCTGAGCCACCATTAATCCAGAAGGTAAGCGCAGCATAACCGCTAGTATCAAAGGCAGCGTGATGAAGATAAATTCCTTCATATGGGGCAGCAGTGACGCTGATAGAATTTCTCCCACTACGAGCAATACTAGTGTTGCTATAGTTACGCTTAGCCCAGCCGTAGTCAATCCAACCGCTCACTAGCGAATCTCCGTAGATTGGTAGGTTAGCTGGTGCACTAACTGCTCTAGCGGGGAGAAAGAGAGCGTAAAAACTCAGAGCGACAAGAGAAGCTTTACTACCTCTGTAAAAAGACTTCAACAATCTGCTTGCAACTAGGTCTGTCCTCGGATGTGATCTAGGGGAAACCTTCGCCTTTTTTGCCAATAAGGATTTGTCTCTTCGCGAACTTGCGAAGAGCTCAGCCCATTCAATTACTTTCATAAAACCCTAAAAAACTATTTTTAAGTCAGGCTCGGCTACGTTTTTTAAGGTTCTAAAAATTTGCATTACAGAAGTTTTGAAGATTAAAATTTCATGAACGCAAACGCTTCAAATTTAAAGAGAAATAACTCTTAGCACCTATTTCACAGTAGCTTTGCACAACCCGCTTACAAAACAAACTTAACGCCACCTCTAAGCTGTACCCAAGGGAAATTTCACTGAAAGTTTTCACAAACTATATTCGAGTGTTTCTACTAGAGGGTAAATTCACGAGAGAGATTACACCGATAAGCTGGCTTTTTTAGACTGCAATTTTTTTTGAGTGGGTAAAATTGCGAAGTCGATCTCAGTGGAGAATTTGCATTTCAATGCTTCCCCTCCGCGAATCTACGAGAGAAGTTTCACTGACAAGTTAGCAAAATTTGCATTCCAGCGCTTCTTTATTGAATGGAAGTACCGTGATATCTCAGAGAACTATTAAAAGAAAGCTCTAAGAAACCATGAAAAATGGAGTAGCCTTTGTTAGATAATGCGAAACCTACCAAGACTACTAGAAAGATTGACCTATTTTTTAGACAACCTCTTAGCAGTAGCAAAAAATGATTGTGTACCTACTAAATACATAAGCTCTGTAGTTATCTCGGAGACATCTGTCCAAAACACTATTCCAGTAACGTAAGATGATGCTCTCGTACAAACCAAAGCTTGTCGATACAGAAAAATTCAGTTGTTTTACTATGTAACGCAGGGTTATTTCATTCTAGCCAGAGTCAAGATGTGCTAGCTCCGGCAACCGCAAATTCGCTACTATATTTCCTCGCTCTACGAAACGGCGCAGCCTGGCTGCCTGACACATCTCAGCGAAAGAGCAAGAATTAAACTTGACGGGATACAGAGCGGATACGTGAGAATGGTGGCATAAAGCAGCGCTACAGCAGCGACCAATACAACCGCTCCAACTCACTTTGAAGAACACAGGTGGTACTGCAATTTGCAGTACCATCAACAGCCATATTCATGGTTTGCTGCTTGACTTCGAGGTAAGCATCCTCGCTAAGACTGATTTAAGATGAAAGTCTGACAGTTGCACTTAGGTTTCTGACATAAGAATCTACTCACACCATTACTATGACTGCACCATTATCTAGTACTATGACTGCACAACTATTTAGTGTCCGCAGCAGAAGAAGCGTTGTCAGCTTGTCAGACTGAGGTAAGTCTGCTAAAGTATCACTTGATACTTTCCTGCTTCAGTAAAAGGAGGGTTGGGATATGAATTTACGAGATTACTATGAAACCAAGGGCTATGTTGTCTTTTTTAACTTAGTGTAGGCATCATTTAATTGACAAGCTGTTAAATTCAGAAAAGCAGGATATTGTTTTATCAAAGTATCCTTTTTCAGGCAGAATACAAATGAATATGAAGCTAATGAAATCACTGAATTTGACCATGTTAAACAAGCACTTCAAACGTCTGCCTGACTAGTTCATGAATCTGAATCAAGAGAGTTCAATTTTGACAGGATATAATATTGTAATTATTACCATCGCTGATTTGCCTGAAGGCGGTGGAAACACTTCACGCTTAAAAACACTAGCTCATGCTCTAATTCAGGGGGGACATAAGGTAACTATATGGAATCAGCATAGCCTCGGTATTACTCCTGAATCAGTGCAAAAAGCTGAAGGACAGATTTATGGTGCACCCTATTGTTATGTATTGAATACCACAAAAAGAGCCTCTGGCTTTCCATCTATTGGCATTAAACTTCGTGCAGTTATAGCAATTGCTAAGAAAGTAATTGAATATCACAAAAAGAAAGAGATTGATGTGCTTTGGTTTAATCATTTATCTTTTTATGATGTTTATCCGCTGACATTACTGGCGAAGCACCTGAACATTCCTACAATTCAATCCTATGAAGATGAGCGCCTTGAGCTTGTATCTTCTGAAAAGTTATCGCTATCACAGCGTATATTTGCAGTAAATTCTTGGCTTGGCGATCGATATTGCCCTAGGTTAGCTGACGGAATTGTAGTCATATCGAATTATCTAAAGTCAAAATATGACAAGTTGAGTAAAGATCCAGACAAAGTTAACATAGTGCCAACAATTATTGATTGCGAAGAATGGGTATGTTCAGATGAAGAAGATACTTTAGTTCCAACTATTTTATACGCAGGTGCTTTCAATGAACAGGATGAGATTGAAAATCTGATTGAAGCATTCGCAATATTACGTTCAAAGGGTTATGAGTTTCGTGTATTAATGCTAGGAGGAAATGAACGACACTCAAGCCGAATGGCTAAAGTATATGAACAGATTGATAGGCTTGGGCTTTCTTCCTTAATCGAGATAAAAGGGTTTTTGCCACTAGCGGAAGTAAAAACACAGTTGTGCAAATCACACATCCTGATAAATATTCGTCGTGACAGTGTTTATAGTCGGTCAGGATTGTCTACGAAGTTATCTGAATATTTAGCTTCTGGACGTATGGTTATTTCTTCAGATGTTGGCGATGTGAGCCATTATGTTTCCAATGGTAAAGGTGCCTTATTGGTACCCTCAACAGTCACTGTAGATGAAATTGTTCAAGCAATTTCTCAAGGGCTTCAATCTAGTGATTTGAGACGTAAGATTGGTGCGGCTGGTAGAGATATTGCAAAAAGTTATTTCGATGTGTCTGTAGCTAAGGCGAAGCTTCAAGCTATTCTCGACGAAGTGTTGAAAGAAAATAGATAAATTATGAGCGTAGTATTAATAACAGGTTCAGCAGGTCTAATTGGTTCTGAAGCAGTACGGTTCTTTTCTAAACTAGGCATGGAAGTTGTTGGAATCGACAACGATATGCGCAAATTATTTTTTGGTGAAGAAGCTTCAACTGATTGGAATCGCCAACGTTTGCTCACAGAAATATCAAACTACCACCACTATGATATAGATATTCGAGATTACTTGAAATTAAAAGATATTTTTAAGCGATTTAAAAAAGATTTATCTTTAGTAATTCACACAGCAGCACAACCCTCGCATGATTGGGCAGCAAGCGATCCATTTACAGATTTTTCAGTTAATGCCAATGGCACGCTTAACTTGTTACAAGCAACACGTGAGTACTGCCAAGAAGCTACATTTATCTTCACATCTACAAACAAGGTATATGGTGACTTACCAAATTACCTTCCTTTAGTTGAGTTAGAAAAGCGTTGGGAGATTGCCTCATCCCACAGATATTACCCAGGCATTTCCGAAGATATGAGCATTGACCAAAGTAAGCACTCACTCTTTGGGGCTTCCAAAGTTGCTGCTGATATACTTGTTCAAGAGTATGGTCGCTATTTTGGCATGAAAACAGTGTCTTTTCGAGGAGGATGCCTCACAGGCCCAAATCATTCGGGAACCCAATTACACGGTTTCTTAGCTTACCTAATGAAATGTACTATGACCGGGATACCCTATACAGTTTTTGGTTATAAAGGTAAGCAAGTTCGCGACAACATTCATTCATCAGATCTTATTAGTGCATTTTATGAATCATACAAAAATCCTGGTATTGCTGAAGTCTACAACATAGGAGGTGGTCGTGAGAGCAACTGCTCAATGCTAGAAGCTATCGAATTATGCCAAGAAATTACTGGAAAAGAGCTGTATTACTCTCTTAGTGAAGCTAATCGCAGCGGTGATCATATATGGTATATCAGCGATCTTTCTAAGTTCAAGGCAAAATATCCAAACTGGTCAATTACTTATGATGTCCCGCGAATTTTGTATGAAATATATGAGCAAAACACTGAGCGATGGGTGGCCAAATAAAAATTTACTTTATGCATATGCCTGCGAACGTCGTAATGGTGAATGAGTGACGTGGAAGATTTATGTTTTCATCCACAGTGAGTGCTATAGAATGCTATTAAATACTAGCAACTGGTCGTTATTGGTTGGGATACAAGCGTTATATGGAGCGACTATAAGCATCTTAACGGTCTGCTTCCGAAGTGACACTGAATTTTTTGATTTCCAACTATCAGGAGCAAATCTTAATGAAGGTTCTCTATCTGATCCAGACTCATAAGAATCCAGAACAGATTTATCGGCTGATCAAAACGATTAAAAAATTGGCTACCACGTCTTACATATTGGTTTGTCACAACTTCACGTATAGTAACTTAGACGTAGCACCTCTACAAACTTTACCAGAAGTTAAGGTAATCAGTAGTAAAAGGGAATTAGGGGATTTTTCTATAATTCAGGAATACCTAGAGGTCATTAGCTGGCTCTTGAGTCAAAACATTGAATTTGATTGGCTGATCAACCTTACAGGTCAAGATTATCCTACTCAACCACTTTCCCAGTTGGAGAAATTTCTATTAGAAACGCAGTACGATGGCTTTTTAGAGTATTTTGAGGCGTTTTCTGATTTAGAACCCAAAAATTGGAGAGGTAGAGAAGGACGCGATCGCTATCTTTACAATTACTGGCGGTTATATAGATACCTACCGCGTTGGCAGCGAGCGTTAATCAAGCTTCCACGAATCTTCATTAATAACACCCAACCTTTTGTTCGCATTAAGTTATCCTATGGTCTGATGGTAGGAGTTCGTACTCCTTCGTCGCCCTTTAATGAAAAATTTTTATGTTATGCCGGGTCATACTTCCATATTCTTTCGAGAAAGTGTATTCAATATTTGGATAATTTCTCGAAGCACCACCCCAATTTGATCAGTTATTACAGCAACAAATATGTTCCCGATGAGTCTTTAATTCAAAGCATTTTAGTTAATAGTAAATTATTTAATCTTTGTAACGATAATATGCGTTACATCAATTGGGGAAACACTGAATATGATGGTCCTCGTATACTCACAGTTAAGGACTATCCAGTATTAAGTAAAGATGATGTCTATTTTGCCAGAAAACTCGATATGAGCTATGACAGTGAGATTTTAGATATGTTAGATGCAAGAATATTTTAAAATTAAAGCCAGTAATAATATAGTTAAATTTTATAAATTTGAAAAGTTGATTAACATAGAAAAACCACAAAATGAGCGGCAACCTATATTTTTGACCGTGCAAACATACAACAGAAATAGTATCCCTGTTTAGGATATTACCTAGGTTAACCAAATATGAGATTACAGCCCACAA
This window of the Chroococcidiopsis sp. CCMEE 29 genome carries:
- a CDS encoding polysaccharide biosynthesis tyrosine autokinase; translation: MQSTESTEYIDLQQYWLIFKRRLLPASAVLGFVLLLTALITFWQKPIYQAQGKLLLKRSDTSSLTGLGKELGQIDALANSPDSNIPANTQAEIISSAAFAQKVMTELNLKNEQGEPLKLKEFQNRLEVQNTKGTDVIQISYKSTVPEEARAVVNQLMNLYVQHNIFTNRSQAVAAREFIAAQLPKSKANVQQAEAELREFKEQNKILDLENEAKSAVTVISDLESQIGKAQVALANANSRSTALQKEMGMNAQQATVVNSLSQSPGVQKALTDLQELESQLAVERNRFQENSPVIENLKSKEASLKAVLQERMQGVVGDRQQLNDNLQIGELQQKLTEEFVKSEVERVVLTNQLTALNNVYSSYQQRANVIPQLQQRQQDLARDVEAARSTYETLLQKFQEVRITENQNVGNAQIVDTGRVLEAPVAPRKLLNFGVGGIIGVLLAGFTALALDARDSSVKTVREARELLGYTLLGIIPNFEKIDKAGSRTRNLKQAVTKIPVKDTPRSTISETYGMLYANLKFLSSDQEVRVITITSAVPKEGKSTVSANLALAIAQLGFRVLLVDADMRRPSQHEFWERSNAVGLSNVIVGQTDLKRAIAQVMPNLYLLTAGVIPPNPLALLNSKRMASLVEVFSQSYDFVILDTPPLNAAADARILGVMTDGILMVVQPQLVDSASAISAKELLEHSGGNILGMVVNGLNPENEPDSYFYAKEYHSEQDLTAVNDSFKVGQEINRF
- a CDS encoding glycosyltransferase; the encoded protein is MKIAYVTTYDARDIKNWSGIGYYMARSLENQSMILEYIGSLTEKYSLPLKAKQYLSNKLLTKRYLRDRDPLILTNYAQQVATKLSKLNSDLVFSPGSIPIAYLECNQPIVFWTDCTFSGLVDFYPEFTNLSKETLQDGYEMEKAALERCRLAIYSSEWAAQTAINNYQIESSKIKVVPFGANIECNRNIDDIKTLVKSRPSNRCRLLFLGVNWQRKGGDIAFGVAKELNKIGLETELTVVGCRPITNEPFSSFIKDLGFISKSTSEGLSKIGKLLAESHFLILPSLADCSPIVFCEANSFGVPCLTTDVGGIPTVIKDNLNGKTFTKEASITDYCTYISNLFSDYSEYEKLALSSFNEYQSRLNWTVAGRTVKNLLLKLI
- a CDS encoding oligosaccharide flippase family protein — its product is MSKFFHLWLKRYSQVKWVLADQIMVSGMNFLTGVLLARFLGVESYGQFVLLYAVLLYVNVLQVALIIAPMISIAPQISSDAERNKYFKGLITLQLLSSFILSIIIFSGGQVVEKHYHLWNVDVNILLPLTTTILFFQLQDWLRRYYFVCRKGKAVFINDGISYGGQIALLILLYRLGSLSIANAFWAIALSSAIAFLIGILTEKIWPVLGYALPALRRSWQFGRDLLLSGQIYWASSQGILIFGATILGAKAAGGIRAAQNIVGPINILFQGMENIIPIQAAQHYGQHQLPGLKNYLKKVSLLGGLLLAVPCVIIACFSQQLIELAYGESYADYGTLIVWQVIIAFIGFFRLQAFYFFRTIGCTKEILLNTIVASIVAFIFTGVFVYRLQETGIMLALVFSEAAGLIFALKAARKYFDKVK
- a CDS encoding glycosyltransferase produces the protein MTGYNIVIITIADLPEGGGNTSRLKTLAHALIQGGHKVTIWNQHSLGITPESVQKAEGQIYGAPYCYVLNTTKRASGFPSIGIKLRAVIAIAKKVIEYHKKKEIDVLWFNHLSFYDVYPLTLLAKHLNIPTIQSYEDERLELVSSEKLSLSQRIFAVNSWLGDRYCPRLADGIVVISNYLKSKYDKLSKDPDKVNIVPTIIDCEEWVCSDEEDTLVPTILYAGAFNEQDEIENLIEAFAILRSKGYEFRVLMLGGNERHSSRMAKVYEQIDRLGLSSLIEIKGFLPLAEVKTQLCKSHILINIRRDSVYSRSGLSTKLSEYLASGRMVISSDVGDVSHYVSNGKGALLVPSTVTVDEIVQAISQGLQSSDLRRKIGAAGRDIAKSYFDVSVAKAKLQAILDEVLKENR
- a CDS encoding NAD-dependent epimerase/dehydratase family protein, which encodes MSVVLITGSAGLIGSEAVRFFSKLGMEVVGIDNDMRKLFFGEEASTDWNRQRLLTEISNYHHYDIDIRDYLKLKDIFKRFKKDLSLVIHTAAQPSHDWAASDPFTDFSVNANGTLNLLQATREYCQEATFIFTSTNKVYGDLPNYLPLVELEKRWEIASSHRYYPGISEDMSIDQSKHSLFGASKVAADILVQEYGRYFGMKTVSFRGGCLTGPNHSGTQLHGFLAYLMKCTMTGIPYTVFGYKGKQVRDNIHSSDLISAFYESYKNPGIAEVYNIGGGRESNCSMLEAIELCQEITGKELYYSLSEANRSGDHIWYISDLSKFKAKYPNWSITYDVPRILYEIYEQNTERWVAK
- a CDS encoding beta-1,6-N-acetylglucosaminyltransferase: MKVLYLIQTHKNPEQIYRLIKTIKKLATTSYILVCHNFTYSNLDVAPLQTLPEVKVISSKRELGDFSIIQEYLEVISWLLSQNIEFDWLINLTGQDYPTQPLSQLEKFLLETQYDGFLEYFEAFSDLEPKNWRGREGRDRYLYNYWRLYRYLPRWQRALIKLPRIFINNTQPFVRIKLSYGLMVGVRTPSSPFNEKFLCYAGSYFHILSRKCIQYLDNFSKHHPNLISYYSNKYVPDESLIQSILVNSKLFNLCNDNMRYINWGNTEYDGPRILTVKDYPVLSKDDVYFARKLDMSYDSEILDMLDARIF